CGCGGCGGCCAGGTACGTCTCGCCGCGGGGGCCGAAGAGGTCCATGCGGAAGCGCGTGGGCGCCACGTAGCGCGCCACGCCGCTGCCGCGGAAGCGCGCCCCGGCCTCGTCCAGCTCCCAGGCGAAGCGCACCTGCCGGGGCGAGGCGGGGAGCGTGGCCCGCCGCAGCGCGGCGGCGATGGAGTCCTGCCGCGGCGCCGCGCCGGCGGCGGGCTGCGGCGCCGGGCCCGCCGCCGGGCCGCCCTGCGTCGTCGCCGCGGGCGTGCAGGCGGCGAGCACGACGAAGAGTGCCGCGGCGGTCGTGGGAGAAGTCATGAAATTACGATGACGATTCACGTCAGCGAACCTCTTCGATGCGGAGGATGCGGTCGCCGGGAAGGACCCGGCCCACGACGTCCATCCCCCGGGTGACCCGCCCGAAGACGGTGTAGCCGCCGTCCAGGTGCGGCTGCGGGGAGTGGGTGAGGAACCACTGGCTCCCGCCCGTGTCCGGCCCCGAGAGCGCCATCCCCAGGGTGCCGTACAGGTACGGGTGCCGGTTCATTTCGTCGCGGATGGCATACCCCGGACCGCCGGAAGTGTCCCCCCGCGGGTCGCCCCCCTGGATCACGAAGTTGGGGACCACGCGCGGCCACTCCTGCCCGTCGAAGTACCCCCGGCGGGCGAGCGCCAGGAAGCTCTCCACCGTGAGCGGCGCGTCGTCGGCGAACAGATCCACCTCGATCTCGCCTCGGTCGGTGACGATGCGCGCCCGGGGCCGCGCGCCGGCGAGCACCGTCCGCTCCACGATCCGCCGGTAGTCCCCCTCCGGGCGCCCGGTCTCGATCGGCAGCGGCGGCCCCCACGGCGCGGCCAGCGTGTCGCCGAGCGCGGCGGCCGCGCGCTGGCGCACCAGGTAGTCGCCGGAGCGCGGGAAGCGGGCGAAGAAGGCGCGGCCGATTCCCTCGTCCCTGCGGCGCAGCGCCCCCAGCGCGTCGAGGGCGGCCAGCGCGGCGTCGTTCAGCGAGTCGCGCTGCGCCCGCTCGTACGCGTCGAGCACCGCCGGCGCCGTGGCGGGGTCGGCGAGCTGCTGGAGCCCGGTGAGCGCGTTGTAGCGGGCGATGACGTCGGGGTGCTCGAGCCCGGCGAGCAGGAGGCCGCGGATCGGCCCTACGCTGTCTCCCGCCTCGGCGACGGCGGCCTCGAGCGCCGCGGCGGCCACGCGCCCGTCGCGGTCGCGCGCGAGCTCGCCGACGCGGTCCCAGGCGCGGAGCGCGGCGTAGGTGCGCGCGGCGGCGGAGCGCGGGCGCCACCCCTCCTCGCCCGCGAGCGCGTCGGCCGCGGGCCGGGCGTCGGCGGGCGCGACCTCGGCGAGGGCCGCGAGCGCGGTGGTGCGCAGGAAGACCGGCCGCGAGCGGTCGAGCGCGGTCTCGCGCAGGTCGGGGGCGGCGGCGGCCGCTTTCCCCGCCAGGCGGCCGAGCGACTCGGCGGCGGTGATGGCGAGGTAGACGTCGTCCCCCCTCAGCAGCTCGCGCAGGCGCTGGAGCGACTCGGGCGCGTCGTAGGTGCCGAGCGCGCGGACGGCGTTGACGCTGACGGCGTGGTCGGGGTCGCCCGTGGCCGTCCGCAGCGCCTGGAGCGCCCGCGCCGCGCCGACGGACGAGGAGTCCGCCAGCGCGCGGGTGAGCGCGCGCACGGCGAAGGAGCGCACCAGCGGCTCGGGATCGGCCACGCGGGCGAAGAGGGCCTCGGTGCCGCGCGGGTCGGGGCGGCGCGAGAGGGCGTACGCGGCGCGCCAGCGCACCTCGGGGTCGGCGGAGTCGAGCCAGGGGAGGATCGGCGCGGCATCGGCCGGGCGCGGGTAGCGCCACACGGCCAGCAGCGCCTGCCCGACGGCGCGCTGCACGCCGGGGCCGGTGCGCGGGGCCGCGCGCAGCAGCGCCTCCACCGCCTGCCGGCCCGCGGCGGCGCGTGGCATCTTCCCCAGCGCGAGCGCCGCCTCGCCGACCACCGTCGGCATCGCGGCGATCCGGTCCGCGGAGACGTAGCGAACCAAAGTGGGGACGGTCGTGGTGTCGCCGATCTCGCCCAGCGCGAAGGCGGCGGTGGCGGCCACGGAGGTGTCGGGGTCCGCCAGGAGGCGCACCAGGAGCAGGACGCCGCGCCGGTCGCCGATGCGGCCGGCGGCCAGGGCGGCGCGGCGGCGCAGCGCGGGGCCGGGCAGCGCGGCGGCGGACTCCAGCGCCCGCGCGTCGTACTCGCGGCGGTCCTCCAGCCGCAGCAGCGCGGCGTGGACGTCGAGGTCCGACGCTGCCGCGGCGGCGCGGGGGGCGGTGCCGGGCGGCGGCGCGGCGCAGGCGGCGAGGAGCGCGAGCGAGGCGAGGAGGAGCCGGGGGTGCCGGGGGTAGGTCCGGGGGCGGCTGAAGCCGCGGCAACAACGGCAGGAAGCCTCGCCGGACCACCTTCGGCGCGGCGTCGGGTGCGGGGCGCGGCGAGGCTTCAACGGCGGAACGGCAACGGCGAGGGTTGGGAGATGGGGATCGATCATCATCTACTCCGTGACGCCGTTGCGGAAGGCTTCCAGGAGCGCCGGGGGCAGGGTGCGCGGGGTGCCCGTGGGGTCGATGGCGATCAGCGAGGTGCGGGCGGTCACCAGCTTCTTCGTCCCCCCGCCGTCTTCGACGCGGTAGATCTCGTACAGGAAGGTGACGCCGCGCGAGCGCACCTGCTCCAGCGTGGTCACCACGCGCACCAGGTCGTCGTAGCGCGCGCTGGCGTGGTAGCGCAGCGAGGCGTCGGTGACGGCCAGCAGCACGCCGTCCTTCTCCACCTCGGCGTACGACTTCCACAGCCGGCGGATCAGCTCGGTGCGGCCGATCTCGCACCACGGCAGGTAGTTGGCGTGGTAGACGATCCCCATCTGGTCCGTCTCGGAGTAGCGGGCGCGGAGCTCGACGGTGCAGGACGGGGGCGCGGACGTCATTCCTCGGGCAGGGCGCGGCGTGACGAGGGGCGGATTCGGTCGGGGGATTCTACCCGCCGGGCGGGCGGCGTGTCAAACGCGGCTTGTCGCGCCGCGGGCGCCCGGATAGCTTGCCGCTCCCATGAGCGAGAAGCCCGTCTACGTCGTCTCCGACACGCACCTGGGCGCCGTCCCGCGCGAGACGGAGCGCGCCTTCCGCGGCTTCCTGGACCACGTCTCCACCGAGGCGTCGGCGCTCCTCATCAACGGCGACCTCTTCGACTTCTGGTTCGAGTACCGCTCGGTGATCCTGCGCGAGCACTACCGCGTGGTGGCCAAGCTGGCCGAGGTGGTGGAGGCGGGGGTGCGGGTGTGGTTCGTGGGCGGCAACCACGACGCCTGGGGCGGCAGCTTCCTGCGCGACGAGGTGGGCGTGGAGCTCCTCCAAGGTCCCGTGGAGATGACGCTGGGCGGGCGGCGCGCGCTCGTCGCCCACGGCGACGGCGTGGGCCGCGGCGACTTCAAGTACCGCGCGCTCAAGACGGTCATCCGCCACCCGCTGTCCATCGGCGCGTTCCGGCTGCTGCACCCGGACCTGGGGCGGAGGATCGCGCTGCGGGCCTCGACCACTGAGCACAAGGCGGACGGCGGCGACGCGGCGGCGCGCGGCCGGGCGCGCTTCATCCGCGGCTGGGCGCTGGAGCAGCTCCGCGAGAACCCGGCGCTGGAGCTGGTGGTCGCCGGCCACGCGCACCTGGCGAGCGTGGAGGAGGTGGAGCCCGGCCGCTGGTACCTGAACTCGGGCGACTGGCTGCGCGACTACAACTACGCCGTGCTCCCCCCGGGCGGCGGCGCGCCGGAGCTGCGGCGGTGGGGTGCGGGCGACGCACAGCGGTCGGATTGAGAGGCTGCGTCATCTCCCCCGTCGACTGAAGCGCAGAGTCCGCGGCCGCAGCCCGAAGGGCTTTCCGTGGTTCCAGCGAGCGTCTTCAGGCGCTCGCGATCGGATAACTCTTGCGGGATCTGCCGAATCGCCCAGCATATTGTACCGCGCCTCGGCAGCAGGCGTGCTGCACTCCTCTCGCGGGTCCCCTGGCCGACGTCGCCATGCGCCACTCGCCGGGCCCGGGAGAATCCTCCCGGACCACTCGCGATCCCGTTCCCCTCCCTCTCCAGCGCATGGCCGTTCGGCCGCCACCTCAACCCGGAGGTGCATCCATGAACCGCAACGCGCTCTTCCCCTCCACCGCGGCCGTGCTCGCGCTCGCGGCGCTCGGCTGC
This sequence is a window from Longimicrobium sp.. Protein-coding genes within it:
- a CDS encoding HEAT repeat domain-containing protein; protein product: MKPRRAPHPTPRRRWSGEASCRCCRGFSRPRTYPRHPRLLLASLALLAACAAPPPGTAPRAAAAASDLDVHAALLRLEDRREYDARALESAAALPGPALRRRAALAAGRIGDRRGVLLLVRLLADPDTSVAATAAFALGEIGDTTTVPTLVRYVSADRIAAMPTVVGEAALALGKMPRAAAGRQAVEALLRAAPRTGPGVQRAVGQALLAVWRYPRPADAAPILPWLDSADPEVRWRAAYALSRRPDPRGTEALFARVADPEPLVRSFAVRALTRALADSSSVGAARALQALRTATGDPDHAVSVNAVRALGTYDAPESLQRLRELLRGDDVYLAITAAESLGRLAGKAAAAAPDLRETALDRSRPVFLRTTALAALAEVAPADARPAADALAGEEGWRPRSAAARTYAALRAWDRVGELARDRDGRVAAAALEAAVAEAGDSVGPIRGLLLAGLEHPDVIARYNALTGLQQLADPATAPAVLDAYERAQRDSLNDAALAALDALGALRRRDEGIGRAFFARFPRSGDYLVRQRAAAALGDTLAAPWGPPLPIETGRPEGDYRRIVERTVLAGARPRARIVTDRGEIEVDLFADDAPLTVESFLALARRGYFDGQEWPRVVPNFVIQGGDPRGDTSGGPGYAIRDEMNRHPYLYGTLGMALSGPDTGGSQWFLTHSPQPHLDGGYTVFGRVTRGMDVVGRVLPGDRILRIEEVR
- a CDS encoding UDP-2,3-diacylglucosamine diphosphatase, encoding MSEKPVYVVSDTHLGAVPRETERAFRGFLDHVSTEASALLINGDLFDFWFEYRSVILREHYRVVAKLAEVVEAGVRVWFVGGNHDAWGGSFLRDEVGVELLQGPVEMTLGGRRALVAHGDGVGRGDFKYRALKTVIRHPLSIGAFRLLHPDLGRRIALRASTTEHKADGGDAAARGRARFIRGWALEQLRENPALELVVAGHAHLASVEEVEPGRWYLNSGDWLRDYNYAVLPPGGGAPELRRWGAGDAQRSD
- a CDS encoding thioesterase family protein, coding for MTSAPPSCTVELRARYSETDQMGIVYHANYLPWCEIGRTELIRRLWKSYAEVEKDGVLLAVTDASLRYHASARYDDLVRVVTTLEQVRSRGVTFLYEIYRVEDGGGTKKLVTARTSLIAIDPTGTPRTLPPALLEAFRNGVTE